A single window of Martelella sp. NC20 DNA harbors:
- a CDS encoding type II toxin-antitoxin system RatA family toxin, whose product MPEFNTTRHVNHSADRMFDLVADVERYPQFLPLCEALTVRSSREKDGKTLLIADMTVGYKGIRESFTTQVLLNQAERKIDVSYVDGPFRFLDNRWRFEPEGEGACAIRFYINYEFKNRILGAMMGSMFERAFRKFSEAFETRADEIYA is encoded by the coding sequence ATGCCAGAGTTTAACACAACCCGTCACGTCAATCATTCCGCCGATCGCATGTTTGATCTGGTTGCCGACGTCGAACGCTATCCGCAATTCCTGCCGCTTTGTGAGGCGCTGACCGTCCGCTCGTCGCGCGAGAAGGACGGCAAGACGCTGCTGATCGCCGACATGACCGTCGGCTACAAGGGCATCCGCGAAAGTTTCACCACCCAGGTGCTGCTGAACCAGGCCGAGCGCAAGATCGATGTCAGCTATGTCGACGGTCCGTTCCGTTTTCTCGACAATCGCTGGCGGTTCGAGCCGGAAGGCGAGGGCGCCTGCGCGATCCGGTTCTATATCAATTACGAATTCAAGAACCGGATTCTGGGCGCGATGATGGGATCGATGTTCGAGCGGGCGTTCCGCA